A stretch of DNA from Thermodesulfovibrio thiophilus DSM 17215:
CATGTGGGTGCAGAATTCTGTTTTTGAAGGAGATATTACAGAAGGAAAGTTTTTAAAATGCCGAATTGAACTTGAAAAAGTCATAGATAAACAAGTTGACTCAATTTATTTTTACACTCTCGAAAACAGACTAAATTACCGAAAAACAATTCTGGGAATTGAAAAAGAATTAACAGAGAACATATTTTAGAAATCGCATCGAAGATGGATTTTGATACTTAATTGAATTTTTACTGAAAAATCAATGAATTATAGTCAGTTAATTTTCATTAATTAAAACACAATTAAAGGTTCAATGCAAATAAGTTAATTGCATAAACTATTTACAAAAATTAAAAAATAGCCTAAAATAGTTGTTAAATGAAGCATTAAAATAAAGATTATAGTTCTTTGAGAAGATCGGCGTTTCATCTGAACCATGTGGGATATAAATTGTGA
This window harbors:
- the cas2 gene encoding CRISPR-associated endonuclease Cas2, whose translation is MVVIVPYLIVTYDVGEERVNKVRKILKKYFMWVQNSVFEGDITEGKFLKCRIELEKVIDKQVDSIYFYTLENRLNYRKTILGIEKELTENIF